The Lytechinus variegatus isolate NC3 chromosome 1, Lvar_3.0, whole genome shotgun sequence nucleotide sequence GCTGTTTTTCCCACACATGACTCTTACACTCTTTCACAAAGTTATCCCAGCTTTTCCAAGCATGAACATTTAATCAAAACATATTATCACCAACATAAGTCATTGATTTTGCATACAAAGAAAAATGATCAAATATAATAGGGTCTCTGCAAGAGTTGAAAGAGAAGTGAACTTGTTGAGGCTGTGACCCAAATTGGTCATAACTTCGTTTTTCCTTCTCCGATTTAGCTGAAATGTTCAGTACTGCATGTTTGCGAtatctgttcaaatcacatTATTCTCAGCCTGGGGTATCCCCTTCAACTTTGAGACCCTATGATTTATATGACCACACCCGgaagtgttaaaattacaccctagagattaaacataaacaccaaagagtgtaaatgtaacaacaaaaggtgttgttaCAACatctataggtgtaaaactaataccaccaatttaacaccggtgtaaaataactggtgtggtcctctatgcgcaccggttaacaccacagtttttgctgtgtatagatCTAACAGTTAAATGGTATttctaccccattttggagaAAGAAGTTTAGTAATAGACCTTCCTAGAATCAATGTTAAACCGCTAATCTTATGCACACATTTCAGTCAGTCAGCTGTATTGAATCATGAATCTCAGGAAATTGTCGGTTGGTTCGAATGAATATTCGAATATGAATGGAAGCGTCGTACTGTATCAGTTCTGGCTATctccttgtaatcagagggtcgtgtgttcgaatcccaacaTAGCCTAGCGTCCTTttgcaaggcatcaatccacaatttgccactccaCCCATGAGTTAATACccgtaggatgcgaaagcctttGTAGTATTCCTAGTACTTCATTGTACTTGAGGCTTGGGACttttgttggaatgctccccatggagtggagaaggtgcattgTGCACGGGCAAGCCAGGATCCGATGACTGGAGTGATGATATATCTGTAGTTTGTTATGAACTAAGCCAAACATTAATGATTTGAATGGTTTCTAATATTCCGGTTATACAATAATCAGCAAGCTTACCTTTCCCTGATATGTTTGTGTAATCAATGCTCTTGATGGCATCGTGTGCGAAGGAAGAAACGTTGATGATCCGACTTGGGGCGCTCCTCTTGATGAGATTGACCAAGGTCAACGTTAGCATGAAATGTCCTACGTGGTTCGTTGCCATGGCGATATTATAACCTTCTGGAGTTGGGCTACAGTAAGAGTAATCGACCAATCCTGTATGCAAGTGATAGATTGGACAACAAGCTTAATAGCGGCAGCAGGGGCTATAAAGCCAGGGCAATGACAGTATATAATAGGattatttctaaataaactCCTCATGAAAGTTTGTAAATCTAAGTTGGGCCATTAATGTCTTCCAACTTCCAATTTAACGCAATGcgtatttgatatcattcaaaggATCATTGAATTCCCTTTCAAATGGTGCCCTACATGATGTGATTATGGTTCACCTAGAGGTGCAATGctttgaaatgtggggcaaggtcaaaattcaaaagttgcaaatgacacaatattgaaagtcactgttctttttttcccAAGGTGATCAGTGAGTTTTCTCAGCgatttcttttctattcttgcaccttaacatcaacattgacATGGAATCAAATACatctctgcacaagcaaacacataacaaacaatttccattcaatttatttattcaaccacCATCAGGTACAAACAATTACATACATACCAATATAGATAATTATACAAATACTAAATATAACAATAGAATGATGGCTTGGTGACCCCGGAGAAAGCAGAGCTTATAAAAAGGGGCCACCGGGTTAAAATGTACACTGAAAAATAAGTACACCGATGCAACAGTcggaagaaaacagaaaaaaggggaagggggACTTTCAAtgagataaaaaacaaataataggCTAAATGTTTTAAAGCACATGTTAATAATTTTCTGATAAGTCTCTTGAACCTAAAAAGAGTTGAACTGGATTTTATGTCAGAAGGGAGGTTATTCCATAACTTAGGAAAACAAGTTTTAAAGGAATTTAAAGATATAGTTGATCGAGCTCAGGGTAGATGAATTTGATTTCTTTGGCGAGTAAAATGAGAGTGTATTGTAGAATTTGGGACAAAATTGTCATTGAAATCAGAGCCCGGAACAACTGACGATTTtatggaagaaagaaaatatttcggTATTTCGACGTTGGATTAAAAAATAGTGATTTGGGTACATGGTTAcataaataatcacaaaaatgcgatgaagaaatttgaaaaatcaaatcaatgtttAATTCGCCCACTATATAGACTCCATTAGTTTCATTTTAGTCCTTTTTTATTCGTTTACATTAATATTGACATAAGAAATAGTTGTATGTTGGTCTccataataaaaacataattatactATTTTTTACGTTTTGGTATactaatttcaacaaaatagaaGTAGACATGGATCAAGAGATGAACAAAACAATGAGATCAGCTCTCGATTGCGAACTGGCCGCATTACGCTTTACAAAAATGGTAGAATTTTGTTCCTTTTTGTGTTGCCTGGTTtggattttgttttaaatcagaTTAAGGTTCGAGTATTTTGGAGAGGGTGAATAGTCCCAAATGACTTAGAAGGAATAGCTTTCATACTACAAAATATTGATAGTTCTAACCTGCATTGTTTATGAGAACGTCAAGTCTCTCCTCTTCTTCCAGAATTTCCTCTGCGCACTTTTTGACTGAACTCAAGTCTGATAGGTCCATTTGCTTGAAGATGACATTTTCATTGGATGATCTCTTGCGGACATCATCTACTGCTACCTTTGCTTTGGTCGGGTTGCGGCATCCCATGATAACCCTAGCTCCTCGGCTAGCAAAGTCAATAGCAGTCTCTCGACCAATACCAGCATTAGCACCTGCAAGACAGTTGTaatcaatatttatataatatcatatttttaacctgggtctttatgaatatttttaaaaatggaagCGGCTAAAGCACGTTTACTTCGAACATATCTATATGAATTTGACTATTGTATTGGCTCTCAAGGATGAGCTGTGTACAGAGATACACAAGTGTTGACCTTTTCATCGGGAGGGGGATATACGTTAGGTTCTTGAAATATATCGAGTTAATTACAGGCAAGGTGTTTAGAGGTGTGATCTTTCAACTGCTTGTATTGGTTGGGTACAATTGAAATTTACTCGAAAATTATCATGAACTTTATCTTGATAAATTAATTTAGTTGAGTTCCTTTCGCCAAttccataataataatcaattacTTTTTATTATAATTCTTACAAATTGTTGTTTGGGATGGAATACCTGTTATGAGCACGGTTTTTCCCTTCAGACTCACTCGACTGTTCACCCTTCGAATGCTCGTGGAATACCACACGTAATATGCAGCATAAGACATTACGACAGTCCCAGTTGCAACGAGGGTGAATTTCACAGAGAAAGAAGCTGGAGTAAACCATCCCAAAGACTGATGGTTTAGATCCTTTGAGTGCGTTAGCAAGTCTTCAGCAAATTCCATGTCTAATTAATGTTACTTTCCCAAAGTCTGAGAACTTGAACAAATCGCGTTTTTCTGGTCGCATCAGTTCTGTACAGGATAATATCATTTCATACAGTAGATGTGTTTCGTTCGTGCAGACAAAAGCCGATACATGAATTTTATTTGTGcgcattctttctttcattttgactATAGGGCGGATCCATAATGGGGTGAGGGGATTCGCAGAAAATTGATACACTCATTTTATCTGGCACTTTACAAGAAAACAGTCAGTCTCGTAGCCAAAATGTATCTAATTTCCGCCAAGGAAACGctgacaagcaagcaagcaacAAAAAGGGGGGGATGacgtgttacacccacaaatgctTACCAAAACCCCCACAAAACCCCACAAATATAATAAACAACTTACAGCaacaattactttttttaattaccgAGATTGGAGGAAAGACTATGCTCAATACCTTCAATACGCAAATATTCACTGCTGAATTATACACGCCGTTTACGCCCAAAACAACAACACTCTGGGTAAAGTCATAATTACATGTTTGGGTGATTATTATTGTACATTTGTGGGTCAATTATTTTTATAACTCTGGTCTTTTTAAAGGGATGGAGTAaggtctaaaaaaaaatgaaggaaagtttGTCGAATATCTAAAACCcagcaaaaaaatatcaatggacAACACACAGTCTTTAGTCCACACCCAGTTATTTAAAACATTTGTTGGTCATAGTCATTTCTCCACCAGGCGCGtatctaggatttttttttttgggggggacacCTAATTTTGGCTCCCCTGCGAACTTTTCGGAAAATGGCGTCCACCTCCCCGCCAGGCAAACATTATGTTCCTTAcatgcatgttgaattatcttCTTTCAAAATCACATGCATGAAAATGGACAACCGACGACCACTTTTCAAtgtgttcatgaaaaaaaatccatgaatatattGTAAAACCACTTTTTTTAGATGATACCAGGAAGCATAACAtttaagcaatttggggtttcAATTTCATGTAACTTCTCATTAGAGTCGGCCCTACTAAAATTATGTTAGCGTGAGCTGTAATTTCTTTACCAGGGTAGATCCAGTTTTCGCCAATGGGCATgatgggggggtggggggatcTTTATGCCCCGCAGACGAAGTCCGGAGGGGGGAATTAACCGTTGCCCTTGTCCGTCTGTTTGTCCTTCCGTCCGTCCCCCGCCTTGTTTCAATAACTCGAAAAAAATACATGCTATGGAACTTATTATTCCAGAAGCACTGCTTTTGATGATTAAAGCAAAAAAGGTTTTGCCCAcgtttacaatatttttttgaagcATAAGTTGAAAGATTGCAAAAGTCTCAACTCGAAATTTGGCTTTCTCGTAACGATTTGcacatcaaaatttcaaaccagAAAAAGCTATTCGGTTTTTACGGAACCAATAATGGTGCtcttaaatgtatttttataatcgTTAGAAAAGAAATTTTTGCAGTAAAATGCAAACACTGTGTTCCAGTTTTCGACCATATTTTGTCTGAAATAAAATCTTTATTATGGTATGGAAAAGTagataagaaaaacaaatctgaaagagaagaaattcataaaaaggtggtcatcttttattttattacattaaaCCTCTCAGATAATATTCTAAAACACACACCTTtatgtgtatatatgtatatatatatatatatatatatatatatcttgtatggattttttctttcatttgcactttaatttgtattttttatacaaaatattacgacaattttatgaaatattgtattgtaCATATTCAACTTGTGTGTCATATACTGCgttaattattcaattatgtattgttgaaaaatattgatttcaattaAGGAACCATGTGGAAgggttaaaaagaaagaaaaaaaaatctaagtgAAATGGAATTAAAGGTGTGCCGGATATCCATGTTaaaaaatacaggctaagttcgaattcggagTCCGCGGGTCAAGGTTGTcatttgggattgtcattttttcaagcaatctgcttatgatgacaatccttctcctgcaaattgtgaatatcatatagttaatcatatttgtctggaattattttttagtactctttatttatgattcatgccaaaaatgctaacatattatgtttattatgttatgaaaaatgatacgaatgttatggatgcagaagaaaacaataaatcaaatcaaatcaaagctCAGAGCTCATAATATATGCACGTTGGTTTCTGCATaataacttatgaaatattcatcagattaataaaaaatagaaagcCCATAAGCGCTTTTGATAATCGAGAAGAGGATGGTTATCTATCTCAACAATTTCTTCGGGCACGAAGcttgagctgaaatttttgaatttctgaccccaaaactggacattctaaacaCATTTTGTAACATAAAACTTCTAATTCCGCCGCCacttttgtcatcatatgaacaGAAGCTTATTAGCTAAACATATTATCAAAACCTTTGCAAGTGCAAATACGAGCTGAAATGAATATATACTGACATGTAAAAAGAAGATTTCAAAGACAGTTTCTAGGAATCTTTCAAGAggatctcactaatcaaataattgCGAGTGCGCAGCGCgtgcttgatttttgttttgttaagatGTAACACTATTGTAAGCGTTccgtgcgagctgaaatttctcaAACTCACTCAGgtaaacaaaatcaaccaaaatgcaaatggaggggggggggattttagCATTTAAGGGGGACCAGGGCCCTGTCCACGGGGGATTAGTCTATTGTTACTAGGGGTGCTGAGCATAGTCACAGCACCCCTACTAACAATAGGTTATCCTCCGTAGCCAGGTCCATGGGAGGACGGgtcccatgcccccccccctccccccctgaTGCCTATGTCCTCGATACCCTTAatttacagtcacaccaacgtaACAATCACTAGCCCGCCGATGGTACGTCATTGGTAAAATATGTAATAGCTTTGGTCGGTCTGGAGTCGCTTTCGCCGGTGTGACTATTACTTTCGAACTCATGATGATTACAAGTCAGATGAAAGctttattgattgaatttaaCGAGTCCAGTGGTCAAGCTCAATGCAAATGTATTCGATCATTGTCAAAACGGAGAATCTTCACTGTGGTTTCATTAACAACCGTGTTACAAGCTATTGATATCCTTGCTTGTTCCAACTTTGACTATGTAAATCACTGACAACGTTTGTCGTTAAAAGTTCACTGgaattttaaataatgaaaGCGGGACTTTTGAATTCGGCAGACTACTTGTACGTGCTTCGGTAAGGTTGTGAACGTGGTCTTCTCTCTTCATCTATGGATCCCTGCCGGTCATGAATcaagtgatttttttccccGTCAGTATTAACTCTTCATACATTGCAAGTATATCAACGTTATCAGCATTTTATTTTAGAGAGAGTGAGTgtgaagaagagagagagagagaaagagaggatcCTGTCTAAGAAAAGGTGAATGGCGATTTCGTCCTCGTTATTGAATTGTGTATTGCAAAGTAGGCATGATAGGTACAGTTTTCGAAAATTAAATACCAGTATTTGAATTTCCCAAGATTTTAAGCTTTCAATTCGAATTTCTTCACTACATTGCACAAATGTTATGAAATTAATTTGCAATATTAGACGATTGCCTTCATCATAGATCTatacactcattcaatgaacaaggttatgatataaccttgttctcagttacatctccatgagtggcaaaataagggtggcaatctttggcttgttttctctttttccttggGGCAAgtgtttgattttttacactgacagtttccattacacctatttttcatacaacttggctcttatttaaatttgattctttaaatcattttttcttaattaaaaatagagatcaaaaaataaaaaaattcttgccatattactttccaccaatagagggcgtacacaaaaatatgcctaaaattcaagtttttgagtgctctggtgaatacaaaaattatttccaagttaataatgaaaaataaattgcaactgtatgaaaattagtaattttggtcacaaaagtgatattttaatgattttttaaagtgtgtgctctttacaacattggcataccccagtcctacctgtagattccccacaggcagggtggtagcactcattcaatgaacaaggttatgatagcagtgaacaagtggatcTATGGATACAAACAGGTCTATAGTatctaataaataaatgaatattcaatcTTATGATAATAGAAATGGCCAAATAGCAAACACTTGATATCAGATTACTTTTTAGCTTGTATAATGGATAAATGTACTCATGGAAAGGCCTCAGTCCGAATGTGCAATAAAGTGGAAATGGCCTTTGAAAGACACTTTTTTTATACTAGACTTGCTAATACATTAAATGTTGTTTTACCAACGCCACTCTTGAATGTTTTAAGAGTTGTTTTAAATATGATAGCGGCTTGGTTTGGAATAACCTTCCATCGGATATTCAGAATGCAAGTTCTCTTGGAAGTTTTTAAGTGTTTATATATAAATACCATTATTTAAAATATGTAATTCAATGACATTTCTATAAGTTAATTGACCGacttcttattctttcttttctctctccgtCCTCCCTTTCCGTCTCCCCCCTttctcttctccccccccccaccctctcgtccttttccttctttttgcTTTTCCCTTGTTTTCTTTCTATGTCAAACCATTTAATGAACATTTATATTGTGGGCCATTATAATCGTTACCTCTTTTGATAATATTGTGCATTGTTTacctgtgtgtgtgtatgtcagaaccatgatgtaaaacagccTCGACTGatcatattttatctttatCCTGAATAAATATGTTACTTAAATAAATTGCTAcagtacataaataaatatcattatttcagaaaaaaaacaaatttagaccatggtgacaatacaaaaaaaaaagataacgtCTAATATGGAGGGATAGAagaaaaaattcatttcattaacatattcaacaaaagtaagaagaaaacagagaggatttttttaatgctttaaGGGATTAATTTGTTCGGATCCTCAGTGAAAGAGCGGACAGAGAGATGGAGCTGAAGAAACAAAGGCCTTTTTAGGCATTCGTCTATATGAAAagattaataataaatatatacataatcagacagatttttttttgtcagttaagtattatgattttgataaaaaggatTAAGACTCTGGCGTATATCCCGGGGTTGGGGCACATATCCCACCAcagcaggggcggaaatctctcccaaaaggtagggagGGGGGACAACGGTctgcaaaatttgacaagcaaaaaaaagggtcatctcgtcccaaaacgcaagttttattcccattttttgtgatatatttcttagcataaccaaagacccaaaatagtagggggcatttgatattgtgtccccctactattttgagtaggggggacacgtcccccctgggatttccgcccatgcaccACAGAGAAGGGAGGGGGTTGAGTGTACAATCATCCTTGACTTCAAGACAGAAACAATCGTTTGAATAATCAGGTGTTATGCGTGGATTCATCCTTAACGCTATAGGCTTACGGGGGTGTGGTGAGGGTCACTTGGCTGCTGATTGCGCGTTCGCTGCGAATATTTGAACATGTGTAGAGCCGGATGTAAACAAAAAGTATCGCTGGTTTTTCTAAGAAatgattgtttatatttttaagtACTAAATCATACAAATCAGTGTAAGAATCTTTTGCCTTAAACTAACTTCAGATAGCTATTAGAATACTAGTATTTGGTGAACATatctatttttacatttttgataaaaatctaCAAAAAGAAATTgccaaaacataatttcatttccaattaaaattgttttgtagaatttcttgtgtatttcttCATTGTTTTTTACATTCTATCTTTCAcggttattttttttactttgccggGAACTCTTTTGCGACTATAAAtagaatgaaattaattcattttactagtaaaatttatgatatttggtTGTATGGTCTGACTTGCACTGTCAAAATGTAAAGCTTACCCGAGCGTCGttaatttggtctcaaaagatgcgcaagattTGAAAATAACAAGTATGGGTTAAATGCCACCAAAACGCCTGAATTGGTCCAATTAACATTCTATACATTAACTTTTTTGCATTTCttgctcggtcgcttcgctccctcgatTAATCTTACCAGTGGCGTAATGTGCAAAAAATAGGGGGCCAAATATGGCATATCGGACAATATTTgcaaaaagttgcgagcgagcaaattgAGCGGGCAAATTACATTTcgacctttttttaattaaccctCATGTTTGTGCTTAATTTTGACGCAACatccagaaaaaataattccacCTATTTCGTTTTTTCTTGAccgtgaagacttttttttttgggggggagttcATGACCCCCAAGCCCCACCCACATATGTATGCCAGTGAATCTTATAAATTTATTCGTTAAGTTTCATTGTAAAGGTGATATATGCTCCATCACGAGAGTATGGGTAGACTCAATTATTAGTGTACAACTTCAACGACTTTGATTGTAACTTTGATCGCAAAACAATCAATGTATCGACAAATTGacgtgaaggggggggggggctttctaTCATAGCACTTGTGGGGGAAGAGGTGAATAGTTTGTTCGAATACATGCTTACCCTATACTTCAAGTGAAATGTACAATGATTTActgatgaaatattcaaatcatgGTGGTATAATCCTCCTGATGAAATCCTTGACGTTTTAAAACATTTAGGTTAGgttagaaatatttttatattcacacaCTCGTGAATAGTCTCTTTTTCTCAATGAGGAAATCATCATCTGTTAACTTATTAAAAGCTACACTGTAAACCTACCCTTTTACATAAAGTTTTCAATCAACAGGTCACTGTTATCATGTATTACATAATAGGAGGCTTCacttattttccttttaatatGACTTTATTATAATATTTCGCTTAGCTTGTTAATCATTGTTCCTTGCTCATTTGTGATGTATTTCAATGCGCAGTTTAGAAAATTGCACAATATTAATGtacaactattattattattaccgtTTCAAGTTATCAATTTATAGGACAAGAAACAGGTTTGAATAATTTATAAACATAACAGTCTAATAAGTATTGCAAATGCGAATGGACTTCTGTTGAGAATGCCCGAGTATCGTCTTgataaatttattcaaattctttatttctgcaatcTTGTCCTTTTCATTGCATCAATATGCTagttccatgatttttttttaaattagagaCATCTGTCATGCCGTATAATTCAtttgattaaaatttcattttgtacacCGGAGGAAGTTCCCGCTTCGTGGTTGCGATGCAGGAAGAATGCATAGAAAGTAGCATTAACTAAGTTTTCTTCGAGAAATGTGAAATCGTCCCGTGCATGGTACGTCCATGCTATGTCCTTACTTAATTCATGATGCGTTGGTGGCGTTCACACTTACTTTATCGTGCTCGCACTAGCGGTCCATTCTTGGTCGAAACGGCCCCCGCTACATCCAAGCAGTTTGCTACTCGTACCTACGTGCCCTTCACGTGAGTACAACGATCCTgcaggtcaaaatactttttattCATACTCCAGAGGCCAGCGGCCGCGTAGTAGACATGGACAGAGTTGTTACTTTTGTCCGTGTCTACTACGTCTATGCTACGTCGATTGAGCTATTAGTAGGTCCTAAGACTGAAGGTTCTTACTGCGTCACTACTACGCACTGGTCAGACCGCGCTCCCTCCACGTTAGT carries:
- the LOC121432042 gene encoding retinol dehydrogenase 11-like, with the translated sequence MSYAAYYVWYSTSIRRVNSRVSLKGKTVLITGANAGIGRETAIDFASRGARVIMGCRNPTKAKVAVDDVRKRSSNENVIFKQMDLSDLSSVKKCAEEILEEEERLDVLINNAGLVDYSYCSPTPEGYNIAMATNHVGHFMLTLTLVNLIKRSAPSRIINVSSFAHDAIKSIDYTNISGKGISGLNRYLESKVANIHFTMMLAKRLRGTGVTVYSLNPGAIYTNIWESGRVTIRSGILRILYLMIMPILRLILMNEKDGAQTTIYCAVDESITRNSGGYFTNCSLGKVSELAQDEQLAKQLWDITCKATGIDPNILLE